TGAACACTGCATGCTGTTATCATTCTTCCTTTTTCTATTAAAGCCATAGAAATTTGGTGTAATGTAAGCAATTGGGAGCAAAATATTTCTGCCTAGACTTGAATCAAAAGGTGTCCCTGTGCTGTACATTAGAAATGGACCTCCATTGGCTTGTGTAGACGTTATAGCTTACTTTGTTAGAGCACTGGAGCGTGTTTGATTTAATGATGCAATGACTACATTAAATGACCTCCTCAGCATGTTACACATGGTCTCAATGAACTCCTAGTTCTCACAAAATACCTACAGGATGACTAATGGTGCTCAAAATGGAAGCCACCTCGCACTTGCTGTACTGAgatcatttttgtttatatgtGTCATAAGCatgttgtttctgtctttagGGAGCCGGTGATGCCAACTGTGTTGATGAAATTCTGAAGGTATGTACATAACTGAACGGTTCTTTCAATTATTTGGCTTTTCTCTGAAAAATGACAGATTACTCACAACTTGAAGctaattttcactttttttttttccacgtttcctttctttcttttttgaattCAGGAAATGACTCAGTCGTGGCCCCCTCCTCTGACAGCCATCCACACTCCCTGCAAAACAGAGCCCTCCAAGTTTCCATTCCCCACTAAGGTCAGCTTAGCACCTGTGGCTGTTTAATATGATTTGTGTTGTGATGAATTAAAAATGATTCATTGTTTTTAGGGCTGCAGTTTTTATAGTTAACCTGCAtacatcatctgtcaaaaaaagtaactttttcattgtatttacaagccatattaaaatcatatttttaaagaaaacattttcctaaatgtaaaaaaatgtaaataatcacAACATTAATGCCAAATTAAATGAGGTGTGTATATATAACCTAACctaaggcattaaaaaaaaaaaaaaaaatagcctttACTTCGTCCTCTTGGAAGGCTCTTACATCAGTAGAGCTGAATGTATGCGTTTTTTGTGCTCACATGTGCGTCTGCGTGTTTAGGTGTGCTAGTGAATGAGTGAGTATGTGTGGTTGTAAGCCTTGAAATGAGCATGTGGTGGTTGCAGTGAAGGAAGGCGAGCATATCACCAGTCTCAGAACTGGGGTTTGCTCTGTGCTTTCATGCaatgtttcctgctgcagaaattctGGTGGTCtagatgttaataattaatgttaataagaaTTCAGTGTCCAGCCTAACAGCACTGGGTCAGTGGCTCAGTGTTTtatgaggggggtggggggctttttatgttttaaaatattaatacaattaatatattttattcatattttatattcattgaaatctgcaaaataatgtttctgaagcctttgaaataaatatggtctaGTACACCCCACTGCAATATTAAGCAGGAAGCCTGCCGAGAGCCTTCAGCGACATCGTATCAGAtgtctgtatattttattttaactctgtagctttattgtatatttttctCTGGGTAAAACAAACTGCGGTGGATGGGAGCAACtgcaaagttctcttttcttctcgtTAGAGCTTGTTGAGCAGCTGGTTTGATGAggagctcctccagctgtttcccagtaaaggttttaatggtgctgtttttggacgctagaaaaaccttttctttcactccacctgaacTCACCATTTCTGTAATGGCTCCACCTCTTTGCGCTTTGCTGTGTATGTATAGACAGACTCTGgcttcacattaaaatgtgacAGCATCATCTtcgctgctgctgttgtgttatcagtttgAAAAACTGGGGCCTGCAAAGGCTGAATGTATTCACATACATGCTCCTAAATCCGTTTgtattgcaggtctatttttagtcacaaATGTGGGTGTAACACTCACACCTGAGCGCTACAGAGTCCTGGATTAattgaagcaaaaaaacaaaaaatagtcGAGGATTTTTTAGAATCAAGTTATTGAAGTtactcgatgaatcgttgcagcactgttttattttcacttgtaTGAATCAAACAGACCCAGCATAAGACAagcaaagagttttttttttttttttttttttttttttttctggtagcTGAATATAATGAGAAGTGGAACTAGTTTTAGATAGCTCAGCCAATTTTAAGTACTATCCATCTTTTACTTAATGCttatattgtattattatgTATCGTAGCTTAGTTCTCAAGGAGGAAAGTCATATCATAACACAAAGGTTAAATAAAGTaactttatctatttttttatttcaggatACTCACCTTTTTCCAAGTGGACCCAGTGAGTaacactctgacacacacagaaaacaaaatacgtttttttttttatttccaaactAAACATGCaaatcattgtgtgtgtgtgtgtgtgtgttttagagcGAGGCAGTTCATCAAAGAGCTCCAGTAGCCACCAAGCCAAAGCTTGCGATGACCAGCCCACGTAAGTGCttcatttttgcatcttttctcttttttatcaACAGCAGTGAGTGGAATAATTGAACAATAAATATTTGCGTTGAGAAGCCAAAATTAATCACAGTAACCCCAAACTGCGGTTGTAAAACACGATTAACAAATGATTCCTTTATCAGTAGGTTGGAGGAAGACCTAAGGCTGAGCAGCAGTGAGGACAGTGATGGTGAACAGGGCTCTGCCAAGAATGCCTCAAGGAACACATCAGCAaggtaaactgcagaaaactattttttaaaaatctgaatgcTATGCTTGTTGAGACTTTTAATTCAAAACAATATTTTAGCTGCGCTGCTGGATGCAAAGGACATTTTTTTGGACACTGAATATAAAACAAAGCTGCATCCTGGCATGTGTGTTGCAATGTAAatcagagaaagatgcagacaTTGCAAGTCTTTGGTTTTTTTGCACACTTTGTGTTTCGATGAAGGGTAATGAAACCCATGAACTACCCAAGGAATCTTGTGCAGCTACTACACAGGCGTTCCGGTTTAGCATTAATCTCATTATACTGACTGTTTCTAAACCctaaaaatgatttttgctGCAATAACAAATAATCTCCAGTCACTCGTCCAGAAAATGTCATTATTGATCCCTTAAAGTCTTCACATGGAGGTTTAGATATTTGCTTATACATCATATGACAATGTTTGATCCTCTCCTGTTGAACAGCAATAACAGTGAAGCAGCTGAGCAATCGAGGGACGACTCCAGCAGCCACAGTGGCTCAGAGAGCAGCTCGGGCTCCGACAGCGAGAGCGAAAGCAGCACGACAGACAGTGAAGCCAATGAGCATCCACGGCCTGCCTCCCCTGAAGtaattttttaataacttaCAATAAACTTTCAATAACTGTTCTTGTTTCTAGTCTCTTGTGCTTCATTAGGAGTTCATTCAGTAAGACTGTTTCCTCTGTCCCCCTCCAGCCTGAAAAACCCATGGCAAACAAGTGGCAGTTGGACAACTGGTTCAAGAAAACCAAGCACCCCTCATCTCCAGTGGACAACAATAACGTTCCACCCAAATTCAAGAAAGACGGACGAGAAAACAGCTCAGGACGTAGCTATAGTAGCCAAGGAGGGGGGTCAAAAGATACAGCAGCACCCACCCCAAGCAGGGACCTACGGGCAGCCCAGAAGGGTGCCGAGGGGGGCCGTGGCCGCCAAAAGTCACCTGCACAGAGTGAGGGTGGTACAAATCCACGTATCCGAGTGGGTAAAAAGCAGCCTAAAAAATCAGAGAAGCCTCCTGTGGTAGAGGAACCAAAGGGAGGTCTGAGAGTGGAGAGTGAGCCGGCTCCAGAGATACCTCCTCATCAGCCCAAAGCTGCTACAAAGGGTTCCCGCAAACCAAGCATCAAAAAAGAACCCAAATCCTCTCCTAGGCCCACTCTGCCCACTCCCTCCAGCACTGCAGCCCAGCGCAAACCCAAGGCAGCAACCAAGACTTCTCAGAAGTCTCGTGAGTTTGTTGAGACAGACTCTTCATCGTCAGACTCTGAAGGAAATGACAGCATCCCATCATCATCCCAGACACCCAAGTACACGGAGAGTATCAggacacctgtgtgtgtgttttcgcCTATGGAAGAGAAAGAGCTGTTGTCTCCTCTCAGTGACCCCGAGGACCGCTACCCTGCAAGACAGCCTCAGCAGCAAGTTTTATTAGTCAAGATAGGTCAGTCGAAACTGCTCACAAGTCCTGTAAAATGTTCAGTGAACATGTCAACCTGTAGTGAACGCTAAACAGAagggttttcttttctttgaacCAAATTAAGCTGTACCCTACCCTTCCTTTTCCTTCCCATTTCCTATAGATCTCAGCTTGCTGTCCAGGATCCCAGGGCGGCCCTACAAGGAGCCTGCAGAGATAAAAGTGGAGAGGGAGGACTCTCTAGACAGGGATAGCAAAGACTTCAGCAAACAGAGCTCTGAGAAGAGCTCTAGCAAGGCCAAGAGGAAGCACAAGGTAGAGCAaatttcagtgctttttttttttaaataagaaataCATTCCATTTCTGCTTGAAAGCCAAGCAAAATAAGAGCTTCTTATTTAGCATCTCTTTCACTtattaagcttttttttccccagtataGCATCTCTCAGAATAACACTCGGCCAGATTTCCATTAAAGCAAAAAAGTGCTTTTGAGCCAAAGAACAATTGACTACAATTTGGTGGAGTTCCAGGCCTCGATTTAGTGCTGTTAGATGactgtgcatttttctttaatcaTAGCTGTGAACCTACCAAGGATGGAGAATTAAAATCTTTGCGGCCAGGATATTTTAGGTTGTAACAGTCATTCAGGAAAACGATGAGCTGGCTCAGTTGCACTATACCTCGAAGGAGGTGACAATCAGAGGTGTGTAACTGACTATTAAATCtgactttttatattttttttctcatctctgATTAGAATGATGAGGAAGGCACCAAGCCAGAGACTAAGCGGCTCAAGCTGGAGGATAAGTCTACATCTCACCATAAAAACAGCAGTAAAGAGTGagtaatctttgtttttttcccctaaataTTATTGCCCGTAAACCTTCTGCATATCAGGAGCCTAATGTGACAGTAATActtcattttgtcttttccGCTAATCATACATGAGGCAAAATAAACCCAGTAAACACTAATGAGCATCATAAAAGCTTTATGCAGTAAGTTCATTACATCTCAGCTCTTTCAAGCTGTACCTGTTAAGCATTATGCTCCGTATCTGctatgttcttgttttttaattacaagaaatgttaatatttaatcttttaatgATAATGTTCTGTGTGGAGTACCGTGGTGCTAGAAAACAGGCCAATTTGAtacaaacatttatttgtaATACAATAATGATTCGAATCCCATTAGGTCTAAAAGGTCCTCGGAGAAGAAAGAGGAGCCAGTCCCCTCTCCTTCCATGTCTGGTCTTCAGCGGACAATTAAGGCAGAGCATCCCAGTCGAAAGAGGACAGTTAGCCAGTCCTCCACGTCACTGTCCAGTGGGACAGGAAGTGGAAAAGAGGGGAGCCACAGCACCAAGGGCAGCTCCACCTCCAAACAcagaaaaggagaggagaagggaCGCAGCACACGTGACGGCAAGGTAGGCATGAGTAGCCTTTGTCATCTCTGTTGATACCTATTAAACATTGCAGATACTGTAAAGTTTGAGGGCAAACTTTCATCTTGCCAGTTGTGCAGTTATGTTTTTCTCAAGCAATTTAAATGCCAGAGCATGCATGGGGTGGGGAAAAACACTGTTGTTGAGGGCAGAAAGGGGAGTGGTCAAGGACACGGCTTAGGGTACCAAAATGAGATATTTAGAGTGTGTATGTACAATCGACAGGTAATCAGACGTTGGGGGGTGTTATATTTCGGTCTCTATAATTGTATAAGCCCAACTTCTAGCTTGTTGTCacgctcaccttttctgcaaGTCTGTTTAAAAACCATGCTGTTTTCcctaaaactttattttcccCTCACTTCTCTGCAGGAGAAATCCTCAAAGGGTTGTGATAACCAGCTGGCTGTGCCTCCGCTCTCCACGGACGGCTCCAAGTCTCAGAGATCCAAGCTGGTGTTTGAGGACAGGTAAGAGGAGCTCTTTCCACTGTGGCTAACCCCTCAGCGGGGCACATAGAAAGAACTGTGGGGATCTAGAGTTGCCTTTGATGCATAAAGCTGCAGGAGGTTTGGGGAGGTCATGAATAGATGTGCCTGCATGCCAGAAAAGTTATGtaaatttccattttaaaaggCGCTCTGCAGGGAGTCGCTGCCTTTTTTAATGCCGCGGTAATGCAACAACAGTCTTGCTTCTTATTTTTGTACCTCTTGGTTCccattttgatttaatgaggaGAGCTGTTTAGGGAGTTAAGATAATATTTTTATGACATTCTTTCAAAGTTTCTGTGTTTTGATCTTAATGTAAAAAAGTGAGCCATGACACCGTGTCAGGAATTGTTAAATGattatgcttttgttttgttaaacttGCTCATTATTCCCTTTCAGGGTCCATTCAGCAGATCACTACTTACAGGAGGCCAAGAAACTTAAACACAATGCAGATGCACTGGTAAGAGCAAGGCCCAAATGTGTGGTGTAATTGAGATGTGAATTGAGAGGACTGTGAAAcaacaaattacatttttccATGGAGCTTTATGTTACACGTAATAACGCAGTTAACACTTTTAACATGTTTCCTGTAATGCTGAAATGATTTCAGAGTGGCTTTTAGTAGTGACTGTGAAATTTTGCTCAGTTTCcaaagctgctttttttccaGCGTAATGTCctgggaaaaaaatgctttcattaCCTGGTCATTGTAAGATGAGCAGGTGACTCTGTTTACCTCCACGTTTGGTATTAATTATGTACACTTG
The window above is part of the Archocentrus centrarchus isolate MPI-CPG fArcCen1 chromosome 14, fArcCen1, whole genome shotgun sequence genome. Proteins encoded here:
- the aff4 gene encoding AF4/FMR2 family member 4 isoform X4, translating into MASQPGNMNREDRNVLRMKERERRNQEIQQGGGEAFPANSPLFPEPQKPTAYVRPMDGQETAEPKSSQAESYTGQSHSSTMGEMKSNGKASLTKLKIPSQPVEGAGDANCVDEILKEMTQSWPPPLTAIHTPCKTEPSKFPFPTKDTHLFPSGPKRGSSSKSSSSHQAKACDDQPTRLEEDLRLSSSEDSDGEQGSAKNASRNTSASNNSEAAEQSRDDSSSHSGSESSSGSDSESESSTTDSEANEHPRPASPEPEKPMANKWQLDNWFKKTKHPSSPVDNNNVPPKFKKDGRENSSGRSYSSQGGGSKDTAAPTPSRDLRAAQKGAEGGRGRQKSPAQSEGGTNPRIRVGKKQPKKSEKPPVVEEPKGGLRVESEPAPEIPPHQPKAATKGSRKPSIKKEPKSSPRPTLPTPSSTAAQRKPKAATKTSQKSREFVETDSSSSDSEGNDSIPSSSQTPKYTESIRTPVCVFSPMEEKELLSPLSDPEDRYPARQPQQQVLLVKIDLSLLSRIPGRPYKEPAEIKVEREDSLDRDSKDFSKQSSEKSSSKAKRKHKNDEEGTKPETKRLKLEDKSTSHHKNSSKESKRSSEKKEEPVPSPSMSGLQRTIKAEHPSRKRTVSQSSTSLSSGTGSGKEGSHSTKGSSTSKHRKGEEKGRSTRDGKEKSSKGCDNQLAVPPLSTDGSKSQRSKLVFEDRVHSADHYLQEAKKLKHNADALFDRFEKAVYYLDAVVSFIECGNALEKSAQEAKSPFPMYAETVELIKYTMKLKSYMAPDATPADKRLAVLCLRCQSLLYLRLFKLRKDSALKYSKTLTEHLKNSLSNTQAPSPGMGNKTAGMPSPVSPKLSPGTAGGYPAVSSTSSTSSSVTIPQRIHQMAASYVQVTSNFLYATEVWDQAEQLSKEQKDFFMELDKVMGPLIFNTSSMTELVRYTRQGLHWLRLDAKVIP
- the aff4 gene encoding AF4/FMR2 family member 4 isoform X2 yields the protein MASQPGNMNREDRNVLRMKERERRNQEIQQGGGEAFPANSPLFPEPYKVVSKEDKLSSRIQSMLGNYDEMKEPIGDTLPKLSNKPSNSSSSSEEKSGPPLFGGDQRCVGSGGSSQSSKWTPVGPAAGGSSSQSQKRSGLQGGHSSQRSNGGGSGSSNSSQRGEVREKKSSKHSGGSDHSKSHTSSPAKGSLSSSSSHSRSSLSAEQHHSKERYRSKSPRDREANWDSPSRVHTSFPSGQHSSQTFPPSLMSKPGSMLQKPTAYVRPMDGQETAEPKSSQAESYTGQSHSSTMGEMKSNGKASLTKLKIPSQPVEGAGDANCVDEILKEMTQSWPPPLTAIHTPCKTEPSKFPFPTKDTHLFPSGPKRGSSSKSSSSHQAKACDDQPTLEEDLRLSSSEDSDGEQGSAKNASRNTSASNNSEAAEQSRDDSSSHSGSESSSGSDSESESSTTDSEANEHPRPASPEPEKPMANKWQLDNWFKKTKHPSSPVDNNNVPPKFKKDGRENSSGRSYSSQGGGSKDTAAPTPSRDLRAAQKGAEGGRGRQKSPAQSEGGTNPRIRVGKKQPKKSEKPPVVEEPKGGLRVESEPAPEIPPHQPKAATKGSRKPSIKKEPKSSPRPTLPTPSSTAAQRKPKAATKTSQKSREFVETDSSSSDSEGNDSIPSSSQTPKYTESIRTPVCVFSPMEEKELLSPLSDPEDRYPARQPQQQVLLVKIDLSLLSRIPGRPYKEPAEIKVEREDSLDRDSKDFSKQSSEKSSSKAKRKHKNDEEGTKPETKRLKLEDKSTSHHKNSSKESKRSSEKKEEPVPSPSMSGLQRTIKAEHPSRKRTVSQSSTSLSSGTGSGKEGSHSTKGSSTSKHRKGEEKGRSTRDGKEKSSKGCDNQLAVPPLSTDGSKSQRSKLVFEDRVHSADHYLQEAKKLKHNADALFDRFEKAVYYLDAVVSFIECGNALEKSAQEAKSPFPMYAETVELIKYTMKLKSYMAPDATPADKRLAVLCLRCQSLLYLRLFKLRKDSALKYSKTLTEHLKNSLSNTQAPSPGMGNKTAGMPSPVSPKLSPGTAGGYPAVSSTSSTSSSVTIPQRIHQMAASYVQVTSNFLYATEVWDQAEQLSKEQKDFFMELDKVMGPLIFNTSSMTELVRYTRQGLHWLRLDAKVIP
- the aff4 gene encoding AF4/FMR2 family member 4 isoform X6 — translated: MSKPGSMLQKPTAYVRPMDGQETAEPKSSQAESYTGQSHSSTMGEMKSNGKASLTKLKIPSQPVEGAGDANCVDEILKEMTQSWPPPLTAIHTPCKTEPSKFPFPTKDTHLFPSGPKRGSSSKSSSSHQAKACDDQPTRLEEDLRLSSSEDSDGEQGSAKNASRNTSASNNSEAAEQSRDDSSSHSGSESSSGSDSESESSTTDSEANEHPRPASPEPEKPMANKWQLDNWFKKTKHPSSPVDNNNVPPKFKKDGRENSSGRSYSSQGGGSKDTAAPTPSRDLRAAQKGAEGGRGRQKSPAQSEGGTNPRIRVGKKQPKKSEKPPVVEEPKGGLRVESEPAPEIPPHQPKAATKGSRKPSIKKEPKSSPRPTLPTPSSTAAQRKPKAATKTSQKSREFVETDSSSSDSEGNDSIPSSSQTPKYTESIRTPVCVFSPMEEKELLSPLSDPEDRYPARQPQQQVLLVKIDLSLLSRIPGRPYKEPAEIKVEREDSLDRDSKDFSKQSSEKSSSKAKRKHKNDEEGTKPETKRLKLEDKSTSHHKNSSKESKRSSEKKEEPVPSPSMSGLQRTIKAEHPSRKRTVSQSSTSLSSGTGSGKEGSHSTKGSSTSKHRKGEEKGRSTRDGKEKSSKGCDNQLAVPPLSTDGSKSQRSKLVFEDRVHSADHYLQEAKKLKHNADALFDRFEKAVYYLDAVVSFIECGNALEKSAQEAKSPFPMYAETVELIKYTMKLKSYMAPDATPADKRLAVLCLRCQSLLYLRLFKLRKDSALKYSKTLTEHLKNSLSNTQAPSPGMGNKTAGMPSPVSPKLSPGTAGGYPAVSSTSSTSSSVTIPQRIHQMAASYVQVTSNFLYATEVWDQAEQLSKEQKDFFMELDKVMGPLIFNTSSMTELVRYTRQGLHWLRLDAKVIP
- the aff4 gene encoding AF4/FMR2 family member 4 isoform X5, encoding MASQPGNMNREDRNVLRMKERERRNQEIQQGGGEAFPANSPLFPEPYKVVSKEDKLSSRIQSMLGNYDEMKSNGKASLTKLKIPSQPVEGAGDANCVDEILKEMTQSWPPPLTAIHTPCKTEPSKFPFPTKDTHLFPSGPKRGSSSKSSSSHQAKACDDQPTRLEEDLRLSSSEDSDGEQGSAKNASRNTSASNNSEAAEQSRDDSSSHSGSESSSGSDSESESSTTDSEANEHPRPASPEPEKPMANKWQLDNWFKKTKHPSSPVDNNNVPPKFKKDGRENSSGRSYSSQGGGSKDTAAPTPSRDLRAAQKGAEGGRGRQKSPAQSEGGTNPRIRVGKKQPKKSEKPPVVEEPKGGLRVESEPAPEIPPHQPKAATKGSRKPSIKKEPKSSPRPTLPTPSSTAAQRKPKAATKTSQKSREFVETDSSSSDSEGNDSIPSSSQTPKYTESIRTPVCVFSPMEEKELLSPLSDPEDRYPARQPQQQVLLVKIDLSLLSRIPGRPYKEPAEIKVEREDSLDRDSKDFSKQSSEKSSSKAKRKHKNDEEGTKPETKRLKLEDKSTSHHKNSSKESKRSSEKKEEPVPSPSMSGLQRTIKAEHPSRKRTVSQSSTSLSSGTGSGKEGSHSTKGSSTSKHRKGEEKGRSTRDGKEKSSKGCDNQLAVPPLSTDGSKSQRSKLVFEDRVHSADHYLQEAKKLKHNADALFDRFEKAVYYLDAVVSFIECGNALEKSAQEAKSPFPMYAETVELIKYTMKLKSYMAPDATPADKRLAVLCLRCQSLLYLRLFKLRKDSALKYSKTLTEHLKNSLSNTQAPSPGMGNKTAGMPSPVSPKLSPGTAGGYPAVSSTSSTSSSVTIPQRIHQMAASYVQVTSNFLYATEVWDQAEQLSKEQKDFFMELDKVMGPLIFNTSSMTELVRYTRQGLHWLRLDAKVIP
- the aff4 gene encoding AF4/FMR2 family member 4 isoform X1 — encoded protein: MASQPGNMNREDRNVLRMKERERRNQEIQQGGGEAFPANSPLFPEPYKVVSKEDKLSSRIQSMLGNYDEMKEPIGDTLPKLSNKPSNSSSSSEEKSGPPLFGGDQRCVGSGGSSQSSKWTPVGPAAGGSSSQSQKRSGLQGGHSSQRSNGGGSGSSNSSQRGEVREKKSSKHSGGSDHSKSHTSSPAKGSLSSSSSHSRSSLSAEQHHSKERYRSKSPRDREANWDSPSRVHTSFPSGQHSSQTFPPSLMSKPGSMLQKPTAYVRPMDGQETAEPKSSQAESYTGQSHSSTMGEMKSNGKASLTKLKIPSQPVEGAGDANCVDEILKEMTQSWPPPLTAIHTPCKTEPSKFPFPTKDTHLFPSGPKRGSSSKSSSSHQAKACDDQPTRLEEDLRLSSSEDSDGEQGSAKNASRNTSASNNSEAAEQSRDDSSSHSGSESSSGSDSESESSTTDSEANEHPRPASPEPEKPMANKWQLDNWFKKTKHPSSPVDNNNVPPKFKKDGRENSSGRSYSSQGGGSKDTAAPTPSRDLRAAQKGAEGGRGRQKSPAQSEGGTNPRIRVGKKQPKKSEKPPVVEEPKGGLRVESEPAPEIPPHQPKAATKGSRKPSIKKEPKSSPRPTLPTPSSTAAQRKPKAATKTSQKSREFVETDSSSSDSEGNDSIPSSSQTPKYTESIRTPVCVFSPMEEKELLSPLSDPEDRYPARQPQQQVLLVKIDLSLLSRIPGRPYKEPAEIKVEREDSLDRDSKDFSKQSSEKSSSKAKRKHKNDEEGTKPETKRLKLEDKSTSHHKNSSKESKRSSEKKEEPVPSPSMSGLQRTIKAEHPSRKRTVSQSSTSLSSGTGSGKEGSHSTKGSSTSKHRKGEEKGRSTRDGKEKSSKGCDNQLAVPPLSTDGSKSQRSKLVFEDRVHSADHYLQEAKKLKHNADALFDRFEKAVYYLDAVVSFIECGNALEKSAQEAKSPFPMYAETVELIKYTMKLKSYMAPDATPADKRLAVLCLRCQSLLYLRLFKLRKDSALKYSKTLTEHLKNSLSNTQAPSPGMGNKTAGMPSPVSPKLSPGTAGGYPAVSSTSSTSSSVTIPQRIHQMAASYVQVTSNFLYATEVWDQAEQLSKEQKDFFMELDKVMGPLIFNTSSMTELVRYTRQGLHWLRLDAKVIP
- the aff4 gene encoding AF4/FMR2 family member 4 isoform X3, with product MNREDRNVLRMKERERRNQEIQQGGGEAFPANSPLFPEPYKVVSKEDKLSSRIQSMLGNYDEMKEPIGDTLPKLSNKPSNSSSSSEEKSGPPLFGGDQRCVGSGGSSQSSKWTPVGPAAGGSSSQSQKRSGLQGGHSSQRSNGGGSGSSNSSQRGEVREKKSSKHSGGSDHSKSHTSSPAKGSLSSSSSHSRSSLSAEQHHSKERYRSKSPRDREANWDSPSRVHTSFPSGQHSSQTFPPSLMSKPGSMLQKPTAYVRPMDGQETAEPKSSQAESYTGQSHSSTMGEMKSNGKASLTKLKIPSQPVEGAGDANCVDEILKEMTQSWPPPLTAIHTPCKTEPSKFPFPTKDTHLFPSGPKRGSSSKSSSSHQAKACDDQPTRLEEDLRLSSSEDSDGEQGSAKNASRNTSASNNSEAAEQSRDDSSSHSGSESSSGSDSESESSTTDSEANEHPRPASPEPEKPMANKWQLDNWFKKTKHPSSPVDNNNVPPKFKKDGRENSSGRSYSSQGGGSKDTAAPTPSRDLRAAQKGAEGGRGRQKSPAQSEGGTNPRIRVGKKQPKKSEKPPVVEEPKGGLRVESEPAPEIPPHQPKAATKGSRKPSIKKEPKSSPRPTLPTPSSTAAQRKPKAATKTSQKSREFVETDSSSSDSEGNDSIPSSSQTPKYTESIRTPVCVFSPMEEKELLSPLSDPEDRYPARQPQQQVLLVKIDLSLLSRIPGRPYKEPAEIKVEREDSLDRDSKDFSKQSSEKSSSKAKRKHKNDEEGTKPETKRLKLEDKSTSHHKNSSKESKRSSEKKEEPVPSPSMSGLQRTIKAEHPSRKRTVSQSSTSLSSGTGSGKEGSHSTKGSSTSKHRKGEEKGRSTRDGKEKSSKGCDNQLAVPPLSTDGSKSQRSKLVFEDRVHSADHYLQEAKKLKHNADALFDRFEKAVYYLDAVVSFIECGNALEKSAQEAKSPFPMYAETVELIKYTMKLKSYMAPDATPADKRLAVLCLRCQSLLYLRLFKLRKDSALKYSKTLTEHLKNSLSNTQAPSPGMGNKTAGMPSPVSPKLSPGTAGGYPAVSSTSSTSSSVTIPQRIHQMAASYVQVTSNFLYATEVWDQAEQLSKEQKDFFMELDKVMGPLIFNTSSMTELVRYTRQGLHWLRLDAKVIP